In Alkalihalobacillus sp. TS-13, the following are encoded in one genomic region:
- a CDS encoding DUF86 domain-containing protein, with protein MYFVDRKKIEELLRFMNQRLDVLGTEEFGETMKDQMALERLGHMVIETIIDVGNKMIDGFIMRDPGSYEDIIDILEDEKVVPGENAVGLKQVLALRKMLVQTYTEVDHNHIEDVLKVNVKALYAFPEQIRTYLTEELGPVSAFLPEEE; from the coding sequence ATGTATTTTGTCGATCGGAAAAAGATTGAAGAACTGTTGCGTTTTATGAACCAGCGTCTTGATGTGCTCGGAACGGAAGAGTTTGGTGAAACGATGAAAGATCAGATGGCGTTAGAGCGTCTTGGACATATGGTGATTGAAACCATCATAGATGTTGGAAATAAGATGATTGATGGCTTTATCATGCGTGACCCAGGAAGTTACGAGGACATCATTGACATTTTAGAGGATGAAAAAGTGGTCCCTGGTGAAAATGCGGTAGGGTTGAAACAAGTGCTCGCCCTGCGTAAAATGCTTGTACAGACTTATACGGAAGTCGATCATAACCATATAGAGGATGTACTAAAGGTAAATGTGAAAGCATTGTATGCCTTTCCGGAGCAAATTCGGACCTATTTGACAGAAGAA